In Perca flavescens isolate YP-PL-M2 chromosome 7, PFLA_1.0, whole genome shotgun sequence, the following proteins share a genomic window:
- the stk35 gene encoding serine/threonine-protein kinase 35, whose protein sequence is MLTFNKKEVMDICDGKKRRQVSGGGVRGCRRSVAVKMKRDVGKVLRSLTVGDNNHAEPMEEEEDDDCFSISFLRNGRLEPSVALSPRYSLLREVGRGSYGVVYEAIARKTGARVAVKRLQCDAPENVELALAEFWALTSLENRHQNVVQLEECVLQRNGLAQKMSHGNKRSKQYLRLVETSLKGERILGHPEEPCYLWFVMEFCEGGDLNQYILSRRPDPQTNRSFMRQLTSAVAFLHKNNIVHRDLKPDNILISQKSGSPVLKVADFGLSKVCAGLHSKNSEEHPAAGGRGSNQNNIVNINKFWLSSACGSDFYMAPEVWEGHYTAKADIFALGIIIWAMIERITFIDAESKRELLGTYIRQGTEIVPVGEALLENPKMVLHIPQKARSSMSDGVKKLLQDMLAVNPQDRPDAFQLEVRMDQVTCAA, encoded by the exons ATGCTTACTTTCAACAAAAAAGAAGTTATGGATATTTGCGACgggaagaagaggagacaggTAAGCGGCGGCGGCGTGCGGGGCTGCAGGCGGAGCGTGGCCGTGAAAATGAAGCGCGACGTGGGTAAAGTCCTCCGCTCCCTAACGGTGGGGGACAACAATCACGCGGAGCctatggaggaggaagaggacgacGACTGCTTCTCCATTAGCTTCCTGCGGAATGGCCGACTGGAGCCCTCCGTGGCGCTTTCTCCGCGGTACAGCCTGCTGCGGGAGGTCGGCCGGGGAAGCTACGGGGTCGTTTATGAGGCTATAGCCCGGAAAACAGGGGCCAGGGTGGCGGTGAAGAGGCTCCAATGTGACGCCCCGGAAAACGTGGAGCTAGCTCTGGCCGAGTTCTGGGCTCTGACGAGCCTGGAGAACCGTCACCAGAACGTGGTCCAGCTAGAGGAGTGCGTCCTGCAGAGGAACGGCCTGGCCCAGAAGATGAGCCACGGGAACAAGCGGTCCAAACAGTACCTGCGCCTGGTGGAGACGTCACTAAAAG GGGAGCGCATACTGGGTCACCCAGAGGAACCCTGTTACCTCTGGTTCGTCATGGAGTTTTGCGAGGGCGGGGACCTCAACCAGTACATCCTGTCTCGCCGGCCCGACCCCCAGACCAACAGGAGCTTTATGCGCCAGTTGACGAGCGCCGTGGCTTTCCTACACAAGAACAACATCGTTCACCGTGACCTGAAGCCCGACAACATTCTCATCTCCCAAAAATCTGGTTCACCTGTTCTCAAAGTGGCCGACTTTGGCCTCAGTAAAGTTTGTGCCGGCCTACACTCCAAGAACAGCGAAGAGCACCCTGCGGCAGGCGGCAGAGGCAGCAACCAGAACAACATTGTCAACATAAACAAGTTCTGGCTGTCGTCGGCCTGTGGCTCGGACTTCTACATGGCCCCCGAGGTGTGGGAGGGCCACTACACGGCCAAGGCGGACATCTTCGCCCTGGGCATTATCATCTGGGCGATGATCGAGCGGATCACTTTCATCGACGCAGAGTCCAAGCGCGAGCTGCTGGGCACCTACATACGGCAAGGCACAGAGATTGTACCTGTCGGCGAGGCTCTTTTGGAGAACCCCAAGATGGTTCTCCACATCCCTCAGAAGGCCAGGAGCTCCATGTCCGACGGGGTGAAGAAGCTCCTGCAGGACATGCTGGCGGTCAACCCTCAGGACCGGCCAGACGCCTTCCAGCTGGAGGTGCGGATGGACCAAGTCACGTGTGCTGCGTGA